A single Paenibacillus kribbensis DNA region contains:
- a CDS encoding pyridoxal phosphate-dependent aminotransferase codes for MSHFSIPSADVMKQLPTQFFATLVQNVNREIAAGHDVINLGQGNPDTPTPPHIVKALQESADNPLYHKYSPFRGYGFLKEAVAQRYQEDYGVTLDPETEVAILFGGKTGLVQLPQILLNPGDVCLVPDPGYPDYWSGVALAKAEMSFLPLKEENRFLPDYEAISEEDRRRAKLMFLNYPNNPTSATAPLSFYEETVEFAQRNGIVVASDFAYGAIGFDGERPVSFLQAEGAKDVGIEFYTLSKTYNMAGWRVGFALGNAEIISMINLLQDHIYVSLFGGIQAAAATALTSSQDCVGELVARYESRRNAFYDALEHIGWKAKRPQGSFFSWLPVPPGYTSASFADLLLREAKVAVAPGVGFGSGGEGYVRAGLLSSEARLSEAAERIGKLNLFR; via the coding sequence ATGAGTCATTTTTCCATTCCCTCCGCGGACGTGATGAAACAGCTGCCCACTCAATTTTTTGCCACACTCGTACAAAATGTAAACCGTGAAATTGCGGCGGGGCATGATGTCATTAATCTCGGACAAGGGAACCCGGATACACCCACCCCGCCTCATATTGTAAAAGCCTTGCAGGAATCAGCGGACAACCCGCTTTATCATAAGTACTCGCCTTTTCGCGGCTATGGCTTTCTCAAAGAAGCTGTAGCCCAGCGCTATCAGGAGGATTACGGTGTGACGCTCGACCCGGAAACCGAGGTCGCCATCTTGTTTGGCGGAAAAACAGGCTTGGTGCAATTGCCGCAAATCTTGCTCAATCCTGGCGATGTATGCCTCGTGCCTGATCCCGGCTATCCGGATTACTGGTCTGGCGTAGCCTTGGCTAAAGCGGAGATGTCTTTTCTTCCATTGAAGGAAGAAAACCGTTTTCTGCCCGATTACGAAGCGATCTCTGAAGAAGACCGCCGCCGTGCCAAGCTGATGTTCCTTAACTATCCGAACAATCCGACCTCGGCAACTGCCCCGCTTTCCTTCTACGAGGAAACGGTCGAATTCGCACAGCGCAACGGGATTGTGGTTGCCAGTGATTTTGCTTATGGTGCGATCGGCTTTGACGGCGAACGCCCGGTCAGCTTTCTCCAGGCCGAGGGGGCCAAGGACGTAGGCATTGAGTTTTATACTTTGTCCAAAACCTACAATATGGCGGGCTGGCGCGTCGGCTTTGCACTCGGCAATGCCGAAATCATCTCCATGATTAACCTGCTGCAGGATCATATTTATGTCAGCTTGTTTGGAGGCATTCAAGCAGCAGCGGCAACAGCTCTGACATCCTCGCAGGATTGCGTAGGCGAACTGGTGGCCCGCTATGAATCGCGCCGCAACGCTTTTTACGATGCACTTGAGCACATCGGCTGGAAGGCGAAGCGCCCACAGGGCTCCTTCTTTAGCTGGCTGCCTGTGCCGCCGGGCTATACTTCAGCCTCCTTTGCCGATCTGCTGCTGCGTGAGGCCAAGGTAGCCGTCGCACCGGGGGTCGGCTTCGGCAGTGGAGGCGAAGGATATGTGCGGGCAGGGCTGCTAAGCTCGGAAGCCAGGCTGTCTGAAGCGGCTGAGCGAATCGGCAAGCTGAATCTGTTTCGTTAA
- a CDS encoding carbon-nitrogen family hydrolase, protein MTNHEAQPFRVALIQAHIELGNPSENRSHMRTLMEQAATAADKPDLMILPEMWNTGYALDRIHELADKEGAETREWIAAFAAAHQVNVVAGSIAEKKSDGHVYNTMIVFDRTGAEVASYSKIHLFRLMEEEKYLQSGEEKVLFTLDGGIQAGASICYDIRFPELARSLALSGANLMIVPAEWPHPRLHHWRTLLTARAIENQMYVIACNRVGRSGDTDFFGHSLIIDPWGEIVAEGGEQEEIVTGTIESALVQDVRGRIPVFEDRRPSLYDR, encoded by the coding sequence TTGACGAATCATGAAGCTCAGCCGTTCCGTGTTGCACTTATACAGGCTCATATTGAACTTGGAAATCCATCAGAAAACCGTAGTCATATGCGTACTTTAATGGAACAGGCGGCAACAGCCGCAGACAAGCCGGATCTGATGATCCTGCCGGAAATGTGGAACACGGGCTATGCCCTGGATCGCATTCATGAGCTGGCGGACAAGGAAGGGGCAGAGACCCGGGAATGGATAGCTGCATTCGCCGCGGCCCATCAGGTGAACGTGGTCGCCGGGTCGATTGCAGAGAAAAAAAGCGATGGTCATGTGTACAATACAATGATTGTTTTTGACCGGACAGGAGCCGAGGTGGCTTCGTATTCCAAGATTCATTTATTCCGTCTGATGGAGGAAGAAAAATATTTGCAGTCTGGTGAGGAAAAGGTTTTGTTCACGCTAGATGGCGGGATTCAGGCTGGTGCTTCGATCTGCTATGACATCCGTTTTCCCGAACTGGCCCGCAGTCTAGCCTTGTCTGGCGCCAACCTGATGATCGTACCCGCGGAATGGCCTCATCCCCGGCTCCATCACTGGCGTACCCTGCTGACCGCACGTGCCATTGAAAATCAAATGTATGTCATTGCCTGTAACCGGGTTGGCCGCAGCGGAGACACCGATTTCTTTGGACATTCCCTCATCATTGATCCGTGGGGAGAGATTGTTGCCGAGGGCGGAGAGCAGGAGGAGATTGTTACAGGAACGATAGAGTCAGCCCTGGTGCAGGATGTGCGTGGGCGTATCCCGGTATTTGAGGATCGTCGCCCCTCCTTGTATGACCGATAA
- a CDS encoding YukJ family protein produces MSDSRRNSRRGSGSGANSRYGVLIGRVIDIRKDPESDQSPHYNIVVEADHGKKYKLPINVQSIDPDLPRSLYYSDENYNAQAITILPTMNSGFHDINYHQNVNADIAVDFIRSGLFDPNKMEIVPFTAPGENNDLYDFIDKYMHKALNNEDATIYAYGTHFTGNGLGVHNIHMNQGNSKYSPEENDIFHDGCFLVHFTAENKWIAYFLAFQSQSWCTDDHGKPLQGSIDQDGHPLGACKYSTVQVELQRDEPVPVG; encoded by the coding sequence ATGTCTGATTCAAGAAGAAATTCGAGAAGAGGTTCAGGCTCAGGCGCAAATTCAAGATATGGTGTATTAATCGGCCGCGTCATTGACATTCGTAAAGATCCGGAAAGTGACCAGTCTCCCCACTACAATATCGTTGTCGAGGCGGATCATGGGAAAAAATATAAGCTCCCCATCAACGTTCAGTCTATCGATCCGGACCTTCCCCGGTCGCTTTATTACAGCGACGAAAACTATAATGCACAAGCCATTACCATTTTGCCAACGATGAACTCCGGTTTTCATGACATCAATTATCATCAGAATGTAAATGCAGACATTGCCGTCGATTTCATTCGCAGCGGGTTATTTGATCCCAATAAAATGGAGATTGTGCCTTTTACAGCTCCCGGTGAAAACAATGACTTATACGATTTTATTGATAAATACATGCACAAGGCGCTGAATAATGAGGATGCGACCATTTACGCTTATGGTACGCATTTTACGGGAAACGGCCTTGGCGTTCACAACATCCATATGAATCAAGGGAACAGCAAATATTCACCGGAGGAAAATGACATTTTCCATGACGGCTGTTTTCTGGTCCATTTCACAGCGGAAAATAAATGGATTGCTTATTTCTTGGCCTTTCAAAGCCAGTCATGGTGCACAGACGATCACGGGAAACCGCTGCAAGGTAGCATCGATCAAGACGGGCATCCTCTGGGAGCATGCAAATACAGTACTGTTCAAGTCGAGCTGCAAAGAGATGAGCCTGTCCCCGTAGGATAA
- a CDS encoding LysR family transcriptional regulator, with protein MEFRQLQYTLQIAAEKNFSRAAEKLHIAQPSLSQQLSKLEKELGVLLFQRNTSTVELTHAGASFVEKAKKIVDAVEQLRQEMDDISQLRKGKVVVGSMPITGSHLLPHVLPVFKKAHPDIEIVLVEDSSMNLEKKTASGDTDLSLLSLPLVEPTLSYVPIGEEWIDLAVPPGHSLALRKIGDQPQPVHMEELKDEPFVVLKKGQGFRKLTMDLCHQAGFEPHVVFESTNMETLQSLVATGMGVTLVPRFIARAASSEFVPALLPLAKPTPSRTLAIAYRNGRYLSKAAEAFIDTFRETVKQLSQK; from the coding sequence ATGGAGTTCAGACAGCTTCAATATACCCTGCAAATTGCAGCGGAAAAAAACTTCTCGCGCGCAGCAGAAAAGCTGCATATTGCCCAGCCTTCGCTGAGCCAGCAATTGTCCAAACTGGAAAAAGAACTCGGGGTGCTGTTATTTCAACGCAATACAAGCACGGTGGAATTGACGCATGCAGGCGCAAGCTTTGTAGAAAAAGCCAAAAAAATCGTCGATGCAGTCGAGCAGCTCCGGCAGGAAATGGACGATATTTCCCAGCTCCGCAAAGGGAAGGTCGTCGTGGGCAGTATGCCGATTACGGGCTCTCATTTGCTGCCACATGTATTGCCTGTCTTCAAAAAGGCTCATCCTGACATTGAAATCGTGCTGGTCGAGGATTCATCCATGAATCTGGAGAAAAAAACAGCCAGTGGAGATACTGATCTCAGCCTGCTGTCACTCCCATTAGTAGAGCCTACACTTTCCTATGTGCCTATCGGTGAAGAATGGATTGATCTCGCCGTTCCCCCGGGTCACTCTTTAGCCTTGCGTAAAATCGGTGACCAGCCACAGCCTGTGCATATGGAGGAGCTAAAAGACGAGCCTTTTGTCGTTCTGAAAAAAGGACAGGGATTTCGCAAGCTGACGATGGATTTGTGCCATCAGGCAGGCTTTGAACCTCATGTGGTGTTTGAAAGCACCAACATGGAGACCCTGCAATCACTCGTAGCAACAGGTATGGGAGTGACACTCGTCCCTCGTTTTATCGCCCGGGCCGCCAGCAGCGAATTTGTCCCGGCTTTACTGCCCCTGGCCAAACCGACACCAAGCCGTACCTTAGCCATTGCTTACCGCAACGGACGTTATCTGTCCAAAGCTGCCGAAGCTTTTATTGATACTTTCCGGGAAACGGTCAAGCAACTTTCTCAAAAGTAG